In the genome of Streptomyces globosus, one region contains:
- a CDS encoding ParA family protein: MAGSVQPEPDAEESDTVRSDANLAGPMADPVPGPRSESAGGDVSRETPPPPPVDNDASIGAAASFAVEPLARSGEGLPRPAQTRVIVVANQKGGVGKTTTTVNLAASLALHGARVLVIDLDPQGNASTALGIDHHAEVPSIYDVLVDSRPLLEVVQPVVDVEGLFCAPATIDLAGAEIELVSLVARESRLQRAIQAYEQPLDYILIDCPPSLGLLTVNALVAGAEVLIPIQCEYYALEGLGQLLRNVDLVRAHLNPALHVSTILLTMYDGRTRLASQVAEEVRTHFGSEVLRTSIPRSVRISEAPSYGQTVLTYDPGSSGALSYMEAAREMALRGAGLHYDGRNAHVGAGMNSTQSMAEGIQ, translated from the coding sequence ATGGCAGGCTCTGTTCAGCCCGAGCCTGATGCCGAGGAGAGTGACACCGTGCGGTCAGACGCCAACCTCGCGGGGCCGATGGCCGATCCGGTCCCCGGTCCCCGATCTGAATCGGCGGGCGGCGATGTTTCACGTGAAACACCGCCCCCGCCTCCCGTCGACAACGACGCGTCCATCGGCGCAGCCGCGTCCTTCGCGGTCGAGCCGCTGGCCCGTTCGGGCGAGGGGCTGCCGAGGCCGGCGCAGACCCGGGTCATCGTGGTCGCGAACCAGAAGGGCGGAGTGGGCAAGACCACGACGACCGTGAACCTCGCGGCCTCCCTGGCCCTGCACGGTGCACGCGTTCTGGTCATCGACCTCGACCCGCAGGGCAACGCCTCCACCGCGCTCGGCATCGATCACCACGCCGAGGTGCCGTCGATCTACGACGTCCTGGTGGACAGCCGGCCGCTCCTCGAAGTCGTCCAGCCGGTCGTGGACGTGGAAGGGCTCTTCTGCGCCCCGGCCACCATCGACCTGGCGGGCGCGGAGATCGAGCTCGTCTCGCTTGTGGCGCGCGAGAGCCGCCTCCAGCGGGCCATCCAGGCATACGAGCAGCCGCTGGACTACATCCTCATCGACTGCCCGCCCTCCCTGGGCCTGCTGACGGTGAACGCCCTGGTCGCCGGTGCCGAGGTACTGATCCCGATCCAGTGCGAGTACTACGCCCTGGAGGGGCTCGGCCAGCTGCTGCGCAACGTCGACCTGGTGCGGGCACATCTGAACCCGGCACTGCATGTGTCGACGATCCTGCTGACGATGTACGACGGCAGGACGCGGCTGGCCTCCCAGGTGGCGGAGGAGGTCCGCACCCACTTCGGGAGCGAGGTCCTGCGGACGAGCATTCCCCGGTCGGTGCGCATCTCCGAGGCGCCGAGCTACGGGCAGACGGTGCTCACCTACGACCCGGGCTCCAGCGGCGCCCTCTCCTACATGGAAGCGGCGCGGGAGATGGCGCTACGGGGGGCCGGACTCCATTACG